The Acidobacteriota bacterium genome includes a region encoding these proteins:
- the rpsJ gene encoding 30S ribosomal protein S10, which translates to MVNEKIRIRLKAFDYRILDTSTHEIVDTARRSGARVVGPIPLPTHIARYTVNRSPHVDKKSREQFEIRTHKRLLDIFEPTSQTVDALMKLELPAGVDVEIKAFGG; encoded by the coding sequence ATGGTGAACGAGAAGATCCGTATCCGGCTCAAGGCCTTCGACTACCGCATCCTGGATACGTCGACGCACGAGATCGTCGACACCGCGCGGCGTAGTGGCGCGCGCGTCGTCGGACCGATTCCGTTGCCGACCCACATCGCGCGCTACACGGTGAACCGTTCGCCGCATGTGGACAAGAAGTCGCGGGAGCAGTTCGAGATCCGCACCCACAAGCGGTTGCTGGACATCTTCGAACCGACCAGTCAGACGGTCGATGCGCTGATGAAGCTGGAACTTCCGGCGGGCGTCGATGTCGAGATCAAGGCCTTCGGCGGTTGA
- the rplC gene encoding 50S ribosomal protein L3, with the protein MSDSKGHAKGLLGRKIGMTQIYAEDGAVVPVTVLELGPCRVVQRKTAATDGYEAVQIGLVEKRPPKRITEARRGHFKKAGVEAMRHLAEVRVDAANESQPGDEIAVSVFEVGSRVDVIGTGKGKGFQGVMRRHGFGGGRASHGSMFHRAPGSVGQSASPSRVFPGMRFPGRMGGKRVTTKKLVVVKVDEENRLLYVRGAVPGGRNGLVMVRSSV; encoded by the coding sequence GTGAGCGATAGCAAGGGTCATGCGAAGGGACTGCTCGGGCGCAAGATCGGCATGACGCAGATCTACGCCGAAGATGGCGCCGTCGTACCGGTCACCGTGCTGGAGCTCGGGCCGTGCCGGGTCGTGCAACGAAAGACGGCGGCGACCGACGGCTACGAGGCGGTGCAGATCGGCCTGGTCGAGAAGCGGCCACCGAAGCGGATCACCGAGGCCCGGAGGGGCCACTTCAAGAAGGCGGGCGTCGAAGCCATGCGTCACCTGGCCGAGGTGCGGGTCGACGCGGCGAACGAGTCGCAGCCCGGTGACGAGATCGCGGTTTCCGTCTTCGAGGTCGGTTCCCGCGTGGACGTGATCGGCACCGGCAAGGGGAAGGGGTTCCAGGGCGTCATGCGCCGCCACGGCTTCGGTGGCGGCCGGGCCAGCCACGGCTCGATGTTCCATCGGGCTCCGGGTTCGGTCGGACAGTCGGCGAGCCCCTCGCGTGTCTTTCCGGGAATGAGGTTCCCGGGCCGGATGGGCGGCAAGCGGGTGACGACGAAGAAGCTCGTGGTGGTGAAAGTGGATGAGGAGAACCGCCTTCTCTATGTGCGCGGCGCCGTTCCCGGCGGCCGCAACGGTCTGGTCATGGTTCGGAGTTCGGTCTGA
- the fusA gene encoding elongation factor G, with protein MSTATSSSRNVPLEKTRNIGIMAHIDAGKTTTTERVLYYTGVNYKIGEVHEGTATMDWMEQEQERGITITSAATSCTWKDHRINIIDTPGHVDFTAEVERSLRVLDGTVALFDAVAGVEPQSETVWRQADRYGVPRIAFVNKMDRVGADFERCVRMMRERLGASPVVLQLPLGREDAFAGVIDLVEMSAYIYEDESLGAQFRELGIPEEYADLALAAREEMVEAVAETDEELLEKYLSGAEVTNDELRAALRRATVSNSLQPVFCGSAFRNKGVQPLLDAVLEYLPSPLDVPPIEGLVAGDEKAVREPTDDAPFSALVFKIMTDPFVGQLAYLRVYSGRLETGQSVLNANRGGKERIGRLLKMHANKREEIKRVWCGDIAAAVGLRNVTTGDTICDPRAAIVLEAMDFPEPVLSVSIEPKTKADQEKLGLALEKLMREDPTFRVHTDPDTAQTLISGMGELHLDIITDRLVREFRVGASVGRPQVAYRETITAEASGEGRFVRQSGGRGQYGHCRVRVRPAEGDGFEFEDSTKGGVIPREFIKSIGQGIGEALEAGPLAGYPVTGVAVEVYDGSSHEVDSSEIAFKIAGSMAWRDAAKDAEPVLLEPVMAVEVVTPEEYMGEVMGDLSSRRGKVQGMEMRQKIQVVNVRVPLAEMFGYATDLRSATQGRATYSMQFESYEPAPRNVSEEVVAKATG; from the coding sequence GGCACCGCGACGATGGACTGGATGGAGCAGGAGCAGGAGCGCGGCATCACGATCACGTCGGCGGCCACGAGTTGCACCTGGAAGGACCACCGGATCAACATCATCGACACGCCGGGACACGTCGACTTCACCGCCGAGGTCGAACGGTCCCTGCGCGTTCTCGATGGCACCGTGGCCCTGTTCGACGCGGTTGCCGGGGTCGAGCCCCAGAGCGAGACCGTGTGGCGGCAGGCGGATCGGTACGGGGTGCCGCGGATCGCGTTCGTCAACAAGATGGACCGGGTCGGGGCGGACTTCGAGCGCTGTGTGCGCATGATGCGGGAGCGGCTCGGCGCTTCACCGGTCGTGCTGCAGTTGCCCTTGGGGCGCGAGGACGCGTTCGCCGGTGTGATCGACCTGGTCGAGATGTCGGCCTACATCTACGAGGACGAGAGCCTTGGGGCGCAGTTCCGGGAGCTGGGAATCCCCGAGGAGTACGCGGACCTGGCCCTCGCCGCCCGCGAAGAGATGGTCGAGGCGGTTGCCGAGACGGACGAGGAGCTCCTGGAGAAGTACCTTTCCGGGGCGGAGGTCACGAACGACGAGCTGCGGGCGGCCCTGCGCCGGGCGACGGTTTCGAACAGCCTGCAACCGGTCTTCTGCGGTTCGGCCTTCCGCAACAAGGGCGTCCAGCCTCTGCTCGACGCGGTGCTCGAGTACCTGCCGTCGCCGCTCGACGTGCCGCCGATCGAGGGCCTGGTGGCCGGCGACGAGAAGGCGGTGCGCGAGCCGACGGACGACGCGCCGTTCAGCGCCCTGGTGTTCAAGATCATGACCGATCCGTTCGTCGGTCAACTCGCCTACCTGCGGGTCTACTCGGGCCGGCTCGAGACCGGACAATCGGTCCTGAACGCGAACCGCGGCGGCAAGGAGCGGATCGGACGGCTGCTCAAGATGCACGCCAACAAGCGCGAAGAGATCAAGCGGGTCTGGTGTGGCGACATCGCCGCGGCCGTCGGTCTGAGGAACGTGACCACGGGCGACACGATCTGCGATCCACGGGCGGCGATCGTCCTGGAGGCGATGGACTTCCCGGAGCCGGTTCTTTCCGTGTCGATCGAGCCGAAGACGAAGGCGGACCAGGAGAAGCTGGGTCTCGCGCTCGAGAAACTGATGCGCGAGGACCCGACGTTCAGGGTCCATACGGACCCGGATACGGCCCAGACGCTGATCTCGGGCATGGGCGAACTCCACCTCGACATCATCACGGACCGCCTGGTGCGCGAGTTCAGGGTCGGTGCCAGCGTCGGACGGCCTCAGGTGGCGTATCGAGAGACGATCACCGCCGAAGCCTCGGGCGAAGGCCGGTTCGTGCGTCAGTCGGGCGGCCGCGGACAGTACGGCCACTGCCGGGTACGGGTGCGGCCGGCCGAGGGTGACGGCTTCGAGTTCGAGGACTCCACGAAGGGTGGCGTGATCCCGAGGGAGTTCATCAAGTCGATCGGCCAGGGCATCGGCGAGGCACTGGAAGCGGGCCCCCTGGCGGGCTATCCGGTGACCGGCGTCGCCGTTGAGGTCTACGACGGCAGCTCCCACGAGGTCGATTCCTCCGAGATCGCGTTCAAGATCGCCGGCTCGATGGCCTGGCGCGATGCGGCCAAGGACGCGGAGCCGGTGCTGCTGGAGCCGGTCATGGCCGTCGAGGTGGTGACCCCCGAGGAGTACATGGGCGAGGTGATGGGCGATCTCAGCTCGCGACGGGGCAAGGTGCAGGGCATGGAGATGCGCCAGAAGATCCAGGTGGTCAATGTCCGCGTCCCGCTGGCGGAGATGTTCGGCTACGCCACCGATCTGCGCTCGGCGACCCAGGGTCGGGCGACCTACTCGATGCAGTTCGAGTCCTACGAACCGGCGCCGAGGAATGTGAGCGAGGAGGTCGTGGCCAAGGCCACAGGCTGA
- the tuf gene encoding elongation factor Tu — MAKEKFERTKPHVNVGTIGHVDHGKTTLTAAITNILAKAGGAEYVPFDEIDKAPEERERGITIATAHVEYETENRHYAHVDCPGHADYVKNMITGAAQMDGAILVVSAADGPMPQTREHVLLARQVGVPYIVVFMNKCDMVDDEELLDLVELELQDLLSSFEFPGDEIPIIRGSALEALESGEPGSEWGSKVVELLEAVDSYIPTPERAVDQDFLMPIEDIFTISGRGTVVTGRVERGRVTVGDTVEIVGIRETKSTVVTGVEMFRKLLDSGEAGDNIGVLLRGTKKDEVERGQVLAVPKSITPHTKFKGEVYVLNKDEGGRHTPFFDGYRPQFYFRTTDVTGVANLPAGTEMVMPGDNVALDVELIAPIAMEKGVRFAIREGGRTVGAGTVTDIVE, encoded by the coding sequence ATGGCGAAGGAGAAGTTCGAGCGTACGAAGCCGCACGTGAACGTGGGGACGATCGGTCACGTGGATCACGGCAAGACGACGCTGACGGCAGCGATCACGAACATTCTGGCGAAGGCCGGAGGTGCGGAGTACGTGCCGTTCGACGAGATCGACAAGGCCCCTGAGGAGCGGGAGCGCGGGATCACGATCGCGACGGCTCACGTGGAGTACGAGACGGAGAACCGTCACTACGCTCACGTGGACTGTCCTGGTCACGCGGACTACGTGAAGAACATGATCACGGGCGCCGCCCAGATGGACGGTGCGATCCTGGTGGTGTCGGCGGCAGACGGTCCGATGCCCCAGACGCGCGAGCACGTGCTGCTGGCTCGTCAGGTTGGCGTGCCGTACATCGTGGTGTTCATGAACAAGTGCGACATGGTGGACGACGAGGAGCTGTTGGACCTGGTGGAGCTGGAGCTTCAGGACCTGTTGTCGTCGTTCGAGTTTCCTGGCGACGAGATTCCGATCATTCGCGGTTCGGCGCTGGAGGCGCTGGAGAGCGGGGAACCGGGCAGCGAGTGGGGTTCGAAGGTGGTGGAGCTTCTGGAGGCTGTGGATTCGTACATACCGACTCCCGAGCGCGCGGTGGACCAGGACTTTCTGATGCCGATCGAGGACATTTTCACGATTTCTGGTCGCGGCACGGTGGTGACGGGGCGCGTGGAGCGCGGCCGGGTGACGGTCGGCGACACGGTGGAGATCGTGGGCATTCGGGAGACGAAGTCGACGGTGGTGACGGGCGTGGAGATGTTCCGGAAGCTGCTGGACTCTGGCGAGGCCGGGGACAACATCGGCGTGTTGCTTCGTGGCACGAAGAAGGACGAGGTGGAGCGTGGTCAGGTGCTTGCGGTGCCGAAGTCGATCACTCCTCACACGAAGTTCAAGGGCGAGGTGTACGTGTTGAACAAGGACGAGGGCGGTCGTCACACGCCGTTCTTCGACGGTTACCGTCCTCAGTTCTACTTCCGGACGACGGACGTGACGGGTGTGGCGAACCTGCCGGCGGGCACGGAGATGGTGATGCCGGGCGACAACGTGGCGCTGGACGTGGAGCTGATCGCTCCGATCGCGATGGAGAAGGGCGTGCGCTTCGCCATTCGCGAGGGCGGCCGTACGGTCGGCGCCGGCACCGTCACCGACATCGTCGAGTAG